The genomic stretch tacaaggggtacgcgaaagacggcggacaaagcaattatttttataattctttatttgttgttcaaacttgttcttaaaacatgactgtaacaatcaaacaaatcaaagttcaatttgaaacctaaactagactaccaccacgtgatctaccactactctctctctctctcactctgcgagaacgttccaagccagggggtacaattgatttgagaaatatcgccaaggggtacgcggacaaaaaaaggttgagaaccgctgacgtAGGGCAACAATTAGTTAACAGCAAGgacattgttttatttttacagtCGGTATAGCGCCAACATACTGACGATTATTACAATCACAATCGCCACTAGCATAGGCGTTAGAACATCGCAATCCCACATATCGCTCTCGTGGGTGCTGTGAAGGATACAAGTATGAGGTGTTGTCGCGGCGACTTCCCTAGCCGGCGTACACTCCACAGGGTGACCACAGTTTTCGCATCTTGGCATCATGCGAAAGCTGGTTAGCGGAGAATAGAGCATGCGTTTAATTGTATTGTCTGAGAGCAAGGAAGGCAATCTACTTACCGGAACCGGGTTGTGCGGAGGACGGAGTGTACGTCGACGTTTGTCGCGATCCGGTTGCACTGAGTTGGGTGTACGTGGGTCCAGTTGGAGACCGATTCGGGCTGAGCTCACTGTACTGGTAACCTTCGGTAACGGGTTGAGGCTGTGGTGATAGAAAAGAAAAGGGTAACAAATGCAATGTCAACAATTACGATATGAACGTCAAAAAACATACCTGTCGTAGCGACCACGCTGTCGCAGCAGGCGTTGGCGAGGTGTTGTTCGTTCTGGAGATGTGCCCCAGCGAACCGGAAGCTCCTGGCGTACCAGGCGAACCATACCTAGGGGAATGAGCAGGGATTGGTTTAATCAACTATATTATTTTTATGAGCGGTGCAGTCAAAACACTTACTGAATAGGAGACGGCGTAGGATTATAGCTATATTGCACCGGATTGTGCGCACTGTCGGGTCGCTGGATGGAAGCGTTGGCTACCACGGCGGCCGCGGCTGACGCTGATGGCGGTTGTTGCTGTTGCGATGGCAAGTGTGAAATCAAGTTGTGAGGATTGTATATACTACTAGCAGGGGTCGTCTCGCGTCTGCTTGGCATCGAATAGTCTAGACCGGGTGCCTGATAGGATACAGGCGTATCCGCCGGATCAGCAGGTCCCACCGTGTCATGACTGGCGTGAAGAGATCTACGAATTGCAAAAAAGGAAGAATTATTGTCTTTTACGTGGTGACTTATACAAATCAGCCACTACTCACTTCGCCGAACTGTTTGTGCACACGACATACTCTATATCGTCCGTGTATGGGTTTAGGAAGGCATATGCTTGAGTTCGCATCCACACCCATTCTTTGTTTTTCGCTCGAAACCTGTACATTACCGAGAACATTTGACCTTTTTGCTTCAGAACTGTAAATaacaaggagtaacaaaagAAGTGATGGCATGTTTTTTATCAATTGTTCGAACTAACCTTGCTCGAAATTCTCCTTCATATGCGCGATGTCATCAGGATGGAAGAAGTCGTAGCAGCTTTTGTTAAGCAGATCCACCGGTTGGTAGCCCAGCACACCGATCACCCGCTGATCCACAAACGTGAACTTCCCACACGTGGCATGCCGCGTGATGAACTCATTCGGATTGTTCGCATTCAAATCGTTGGCTGTCGTCGAGGAGGTAATCTGTAACCGCGCAATCGCTACTAGACAGCAGTGCGTATTGTGGAGGTCGTCGTCCTGGCCTCGGTCGATCGTGACACCTGGAAACATATCTAAATTGGGGGATCACCAACACAGGTTCCGGTTTCATTTAAAAACATTCGACACGTACAGCCgaataaaattttgacaatATGCAGGCACAACACTCACCAGTCGGGGGCCAATTCTTGATGTAACCCGTGCAATGCATCACGGCGTAGTTATGACCATCGGGTGACGGACCAAGCGAGTTTTTCCTTCGTAACCTATTGAGATGACCTAACGCCATGGCTTCCGGCGACACAGGACCGATACGCATGCGGCAAATGAAACCTCTCCTCGATCCCATGCATAATCTCATAGAGGCTGGAATAGTGGAAAAAGCAGTTTATTGATTGTAAACTTCGAATTACATGCAACACTTACACTGATGCCCCTCCTTCTTCACGGTGCCCGTTTTGAGATCCAATATCCGACCGCTGTTGGCCGGCTCTTGCGTTGAAAGCTGCTCCCGCACCTTCTCGATGTCGTCCGGGTGGATGTGGTCGAAGAAACTCCCACTGTACCACTCATTTTGAGAGTAATTCAGCACCGGTGTTACCGAGTCGGACACGTAGATAATACGGCCCGTATCACAGCCAGCCTGTTGAAAGCGATGGTATGAAACATCGGTTGCAAGAGGGAACCTACTCCAGAGGTATACTTACCACAAATAGAAATCCATCCGCAGCTTCCAGAATCAGGTGCTTAAGCTCCTGATCGGTAAGAAACGAAGGCTTGTAGGATCCATCGGTATTAGTATTTCCGGTTCCTGAAagga from Wyeomyia smithii strain HCP4-BCI-WySm-NY-G18 chromosome 3, ASM2978416v1, whole genome shotgun sequence encodes the following:
- the LOC129730532 gene encoding aryl hydrocarbon receptor nuclear translocator homolog isoform X1; amino-acid sequence: MYAYAQGGSQGPPHYATPSNAYLPATHHPGYHHPGYHTGPSTPPATITSYNNVPGPSSLLGHHYGSHMPPPPPPLPSATHTSSSAAAAAAAAAAAAAAAVAGVSPMQTDPQLTELNPQLGIPKRRRSDEESASGNKYNRMEEDNVQDKERFASRENHCEIERRRRNKMTAYITELSDMVPTCSALARKPDKLTILRMAVAHMKALRGTGNTNTDGSYKPSFLTDQELKHLILEAADGFLFVAGCDTGRIIYVSDSVTPVLNYSQNEWYSGSFFDHIHPDDIEKVREQLSTQEPANSGRILDLKTGTVKKEGHQSSMRLCMGSRRGFICRMRIGPVSPEAMALGHLNRLRRKNSLGPSPDGHNYAVMHCTGYIKNWPPTDMFPGVTIDRGQDDDLHNTHCCLVAIARLQITSSTTANDLNANNPNEFITRHATCGKFTFVDQRVIGVLGYQPVDLLNKSCYDFFHPDDIAHMKENFEQVLKQKGQMFSVMYRFRAKNKEWVWMRTQAYAFLNPYTDDIEYVVCTNSSAKSLHASHDTVGPADPADTPVSYQAPGLDYSMPSRRETTPASSIYNPHNLISHLPSQQQQPPSASAAAAVVANASIQRPDSAHNPVQYSYNPTPSPIQYGSPGTPGASGSLGHISRTNNTSPTPAATAWSLRQPQPVTEGYQYSELSPNRSPTGPTYTQLSATGSRQTSTYTPSSAQPGSAIWSGWQAHHPSAPEPMQTGSSSAGGGAAGGGGSSSNSSAGTAASHIGQQQEMPPEHAQHMQQQHHPALQHGHSHSQQHHGHHTGHHPSQHPHHHHPHHAAAVAGHPHQVHHPGHHPGQHPGQGHELSDMLQMLDQSGATSFEDLNIHMFNTPFE
- the LOC129730532 gene encoding aryl hydrocarbon receptor nuclear translocator homolog isoform X4 yields the protein MSAASHQTYSSVADPNQVVVAQQKRRFPGVGSDEESASGNKYNRMEEDNVQDKERFASRENHCEIERRRRNKMTAYITELSDMVPTCSALARKPDKLTILRMAVAHMKALRGTGNTNTDGSYKPSFLTDQELKHLILEAADGFLFVAGCDTGRIIYVSDSVTPVLNYSQNEWYSGSFFDHIHPDDIEKVREQLSTQEPANSGRILDLKTGTVKKEGHQSSMRLCMGSRRGFICRMRIGPVSPEAMALGHLNRLRRKNSLGPSPDGHNYAVMHCTGYIKNWPPTDMFPGVTIDRGQDDDLHNTHCCLVAIARLQITSSTTANDLNANNPNEFITRHATCGKFTFVDQRVIGVLGYQPVDLLNKSCYDFFHPDDIAHMKENFEQVLKQKGQMFSVMYRFRAKNKEWVWMRTQAYAFLNPYTDDIEYVVCTNSSAKSLHASHDTVGPADPADTPVSYQAPGLDYSMPSRRETTPASSIYNPHNLISHLPSQQQQPPSASAAAAVVANASIQRPDSAHNPVQYSYNPTPSPIQYGSPGTPGASGSLGHISRTNNTSPTPAATAWSLRQPQPVTEGYQYSELSPNRSPTGPTYTQLSATGSRQTSTYTPSSAQPGSAIWSGWQAHHPSAPEPMQTGSSSAGGGAAGGGGSSSNSSAGTAASHIGQQQEMPPEHAQHMQQQHHPALQHGHSHSQQHHGHHTGHHPSQHPHHHHPHHAAAVAGHPHQVHHPGHHPGQHPGQGHELSDMLQMLDQSGATSFEDLNIHMFNTPFE
- the LOC129730532 gene encoding aryl hydrocarbon receptor nuclear translocator homolog isoform X3 codes for the protein MWNYGFYGFEMCALADPNQVVVAQQKRRFPGVGSDEESASGNKYNRMEEDNVQDKERFASRENHCEIERRRRNKMTAYITELSDMVPTCSALARKPDKLTILRMAVAHMKALRGTGNTNTDGSYKPSFLTDQELKHLILEAADGFLFVAGCDTGRIIYVSDSVTPVLNYSQNEWYSGSFFDHIHPDDIEKVREQLSTQEPANSGRILDLKTGTVKKEGHQSSMRLCMGSRRGFICRMRIGPVSPEAMALGHLNRLRRKNSLGPSPDGHNYAVMHCTGYIKNWPPTDMFPGVTIDRGQDDDLHNTHCCLVAIARLQITSSTTANDLNANNPNEFITRHATCGKFTFVDQRVIGVLGYQPVDLLNKSCYDFFHPDDIAHMKENFEQVLKQKGQMFSVMYRFRAKNKEWVWMRTQAYAFLNPYTDDIEYVVCTNSSAKSLHASHDTVGPADPADTPVSYQAPGLDYSMPSRRETTPASSIYNPHNLISHLPSQQQQPPSASAAAAVVANASIQRPDSAHNPVQYSYNPTPSPIQYGSPGTPGASGSLGHISRTNNTSPTPAATAWSLRQPQPVTEGYQYSELSPNRSPTGPTYTQLSATGSRQTSTYTPSSAQPGSAIWSGWQAHHPSAPEPMQTGSSSAGGGAAGGGGSSSNSSAGTAASHIGQQQEMPPEHAQHMQQQHHPALQHGHSHSQQHHGHHTGHHPSQHPHHHHPHHAAAVAGHPHQVHHPGHHPGQHPGQGHELSDMLQMLDQSGATSFEDLNIHMFNTPFE
- the LOC129730532 gene encoding aryl hydrocarbon receptor nuclear translocator homolog isoform X2, with protein sequence MYAYAQGGSQGPPHYATPSNAYLPATHHPGYHHPGYHTGPSTPPATITSYNNVPGPSSLLGHHYGSHMPPPPPPLPSATHTSSSAAAAAAAAAAAAAAAVAGVSPMQTDPQLTELNPQLGIPKRRRSDEESASGNKYNRMEEDNVQDKERFASRENHCEIERRRRNKMTAYITELSDMVPTCSALARKPDKLTILRMAVAHMKALRGTGNTNTDGSYKPSFLTDQELKHLILEAADGFLFVAGCDTGRIIYVSDSVTPVLNYSQNEWYSGSFFDHIHPDDIEKVREQLSTQEPANSGRILDLKTGTVKKEGHQSSMRLCMGSRRGFICRMRIGPVSPEAMALGHLNRLRRKNSLGPSPDGHNYAVMHCTGYIKNWPPTGVTIDRGQDDDLHNTHCCLVAIARLQITSSTTANDLNANNPNEFITRHATCGKFTFVDQRVIGVLGYQPVDLLNKSCYDFFHPDDIAHMKENFEQVLKQKGQMFSVMYRFRAKNKEWVWMRTQAYAFLNPYTDDIEYVVCTNSSAKSLHASHDTVGPADPADTPVSYQAPGLDYSMPSRRETTPASSIYNPHNLISHLPSQQQQPPSASAAAAVVANASIQRPDSAHNPVQYSYNPTPSPIQYGSPGTPGASGSLGHISRTNNTSPTPAATAWSLRQPQPVTEGYQYSELSPNRSPTGPTYTQLSATGSRQTSTYTPSSAQPGSAIWSGWQAHHPSAPEPMQTGSSSAGGGAAGGGGSSSNSSAGTAASHIGQQQEMPPEHAQHMQQQHHPALQHGHSHSQQHHGHHTGHHPSQHPHHHHPHHAAAVAGHPHQVHHPGHHPGQHPGQGHELSDMLQMLDQSGATSFEDLNIHMFNTPFE